TGTAGGGACAGAGCTGGTCTCTATGCTTAAATGTGGAGCACCGTGGAGAGTTCAATCTGCTGTGGTTCTCTGCAGATGGATGGTGCTAACTGTGTGATTTACGACAAGCGCAGCTCCTCAGCGCTAGTTTGCtcatcttttcttttgtgtggATGATTTCTCCCTCAGCCATTACTCCTCCGGTGTTCTTGCTCCAATATTTGCCTTCATCTTGCCAGCACAAAACTGAGTATTTTATTGAAGTCGTACACTTCCATGGCTTTGTAAAAACAACTCAGTTTACCTGTCAGCTTTCTACCTGTTTAATGTTTGAATCTCATTTGATTCTGCCTCACTAAAATTATAAAGTAATTTTCTAAATTTCATACCTTTTACGTAACGGCTAGACAAGGAAAACATTAGATCCCAGATTTAAATCAATTTAACAGAAAACCCGTCTTGTACTTTGGTCTGGCTTTAATCCCGTAATCTAATCCAATCATAATCTAATATCTATCATTTTGGTAAGGTTTCTTGCATTTCTTTATGAAACATATActgtctgctttttttatttgttcaatatAATACAAAGGTTATTATAAAGCAAACTGCATAATGGCAAAACCCCAGTGAAGTTTAATAAACACAGTACAAGCCATACCTtcaaatgtaaatataaaaacGAGTCCCACTGAGGACGACAGTGATGCCCGGgtgccatttgtggcccctggatGGATTCTGCAATTCAAGAATGGTTTGGCCCACCATTAGAgatggttgatgcagatgggtccttttcatgtttaattagagcaaaattattacagacaagttaaaatattCTTACAATTGATAATGCAAGGTACAatataaaatattcattttgACACCTGTACCATTGGCCAAATACACAAAGCGTTTTCAAAGAaagacaaaccaaaaaaaaattattgctgagactaaacaaaaaaaatgttttattttttttttttttttgtcaagatggtcatccagtttgcaaactGTTCTTCTAACTgggtgaccatcttttaataaggcaaatgtgcaaaaccccttttttaagttttggatccaaaattatatatttatgctTTTGCTACAGAAAACCTGACTGATTTGTTCGGTTAAATATTGCCTGATCATATTTTGTGGaggaagtaagaaaaaaaataacaattccAGTTTTGggatcattattatttttttaattaagttcTCTGACCCTCAaatacttttgacttgacatttttttcccacgtgacaaaaagtttggacacacctggGTTACCATCTGGTAGGCTCTGTTTCGGAGTCACAGGATATTTTCTATCTCTTAGTGTTACATTCAAGGAAATACTAATAATTATAaccctaattgattttttttgtcatgtttaacTCTGCTACTTCAAAAGGTCGTTGGGGCAGGCCGGTGAGTCTGTTAGTGATTGATAAAGTTAAATAGCCGAATGAATGTTGTTTACAATAACATTATGTTATCTATCTTTACTAAAAGAGCACCGACAAATAATCTGCACAAAGAAGTAAATCAGTTTATGTCACTGGGCTATCTGGTTATTATGGAACGGGTGTAAAAAGGTGAGGCTCATTTCTCAGTCCTTTGGTGGAAGTTTCTTGAAGGTGGACTGAATGACGCCCAACCCTGGTCTCTGCAGTCAATCTGAAGCTGTAAGTGTTGTGTTGCTGTTGCTACAGTTATGTGGCTTTTTATCAATATAACCgatttttaaaccagttttttACACATTGATCTGTTTGAGACCCTGGGAGTGCACTGCTGCAGCATTCCCTTTTCCACCTGTTATTATATGAAAGCGATATGTTTCcaccaagtaaaaaaacaactacaagaaaaacattttactccGTGGTATTGTTTACCAGTgccaatatatatttttattttcagcagtTTATAAGAATTTGTGtctgagcctttttttttttatcttgggtGTATGTCCTACAGCAGAGCATTATTTTAATAGTTTCCTATGAGGTGTTGTACATTTACAACTAATTTAAAAACTACACACCTAAAATTGGTACAGATTACCATGAGGCCGTGGGGGACTTGGACAAAGGTAGGAATCTGACATAATTGGTGAAAACACATGTACTCAGATGTGTTCTTGCATCAAACAGCATCTCAATGCCGAATGTTTCCATCTTAAACTGTAATACCTGTTATGCTAATATTGTTTGATATAGATCAAATAGTTAGTTGATTTTTAATttccatatatatatctatatatctatttcAGTAGCATTGTTGATATGTATGAGCAAAATAATATGTAACTACATTCCTTTATAACATTCATCCTGCAGAAAAGAGGAAAACGAATTCTCAGgaacataaatgaaaaaaacaatgatttctAAAATTCTGTGTCTGATTTACAACTGTTCACATTTCTCATGTGCTGATAATACTATATCATATTTGTCATTCTCAACATTCTTTTCCAATCATTCCTCCAAGCAAAATGTGGTGttcatcaaaataaataaagaaaacaaggcTGCAGAATTAAAGGTGAAAGTCCACACAAAGACGTCTAAGATTTTAAACTTGCAGGGTCGATCAAACTGGCAAACAAAGTCTGACTCTCAGTGTCTTTGTTCAGGCGAAATTTGGACAATTTATGCTCCAATTTCCAACATATTTTTCTgggttaaacaaaaatacgtcTTACTGGACTTTGTTGAATTCTTGCCATAGTTACCCCAAAGATTTATGTATTTGAGATTGTCAGCAAGTCTGCTGTTGGAAATGTTCACCAGGAGCTTCCCTCTGAATCGatctttaaaaatctaaaatttatCTGTGCAGCCTTTATCAGGACCCTCAATATaatcaaacctttttaaaaaatgtgacttGATCGCACATGGAGAACATAGGACTGTAGGTTTATtgacaataatatatatttctatgtaCATCTCACTTGATAAATTAGCTTAAAGTGTGcagaatataaatgcatggTTCACAAAGAGCTTGATAGTAAACTTTGGCTTTATAGATCCAACTTTCCTACATCTGTGGTGCtttacagtaaattgcactatGTTGTTATGTCATAAGTTGGGTTTTACTGCATagtacataaagaaaaaaatgaagttgtTGCAGATGATTGTGGTCCACAGCCTTCTCGACTTCTTTGCTCAAATTGTATCCATCTGAGCATTTGGCCATCTGTTAAAAGTCCATGTTTTTAAAGTCTTCAGTACATCTGTACTTGCTGTCAGCAAACCTGGAGCACACCAGGTGGGGGAGACAGGGGCATGTATGATGTAGCCTTTTCCCAGTGTATGGTACCtgaaagagggggaaaaaacgaTAAGAATTCAGAAGTGGTGGTCTGAAGGggctggggggtggggggtggggggttaatGTGACATTCAAAATCTTTTATCAGTTGACATGTGGAGCAGTGGGCTTTAAAACGACTTCTATACTGAACTGTAGAGGTGGAGTCATTCCCTGCTGAACAAACTGTTCACTCGTCTAGATGATCAAGGAGATATATGACTCTAATCGCGCCATTCGGTGTGGACACGATCAATATCCTCTGCAGTTATCAGCAGCTTTTCCAGAGCTACGGCCAACCTGCCAGCACTTGATACAATCTAAACCTCTGACGGCGAGTGTGAGAAGCATGTGTGACagctcttgtgtgtgtgtgtgaaggagaGACGGCGATGCTGGAAGATAACTGAAATGATAGTGTCTTACAAAAGTATTCTCACACCTTGAACTTGTTATCCTGTCATGCTGTTAGGTATCAGCATGACAGAAGTGTTGAACCATGGGGGTTCTATtgttatgtttgtatttttagtgaaataaaaatatgaaatgctACTACAGCTACAAGTATGCAAGAATAATCAGCAATAAATGGTGGATGGATCggcttttaacatttattaactgatttcccccccccctccccattctTCTTTGTCAAATTGGTGAGGTAGAGTCAGACTGAATGCAGAGCATATGTGAACATAAACTTTATAGTTTTGCTACGGATTCTGATCTGggtttaagtctggactttacCTAGGCCACTCTAACATATAGATCTGCTTCTCTTCTAGCTCTGACTACATATTTAGGGCTGTCCCAGTCTCAAGACTTTTACACCCTCTAACAAGTTTTCCTCAGTGGTTGCCTTgtgttcagctccatccatctaccCATCACCTCTGACAGTCGTCCCTGTCCCTGCATGACGCTGCCATCATTCTATTTCACAGGAAGGATGATGTTCAGTTATAGTTTtaaggacaaaaataaatattttggtgTCATCTAACCAGAGTACCTTCTTCCAGATGTTTTCTTTGTCCCCTCTCTCCAGTGGCAAACTTCAAAACAGGACTTCcaatggctttctttcagtatcagctttcttcttgtcacttTTCCATAATGGCAAAATTGGTAGAGAGCATGGCTATTAGCTGTCTTGCTGCCAAATCATCTCTCCTGAGCTGTGAACacatgcagctcctccagagttaccatggacttggctgcttctcttgcCCAGACAGGTGAGTCAGTTTTGGTGGACGgccatggtttttaaaatgtttttctatttttgaatGATCGTTTGGACCAATCATGAAAAGTCTAGTGTTTGGAATATTGTTTTggctaactctgctttaaacttctccatatCTTTCTCCCTAACCTGTCTGCTGCGTTCCGTGATCTTCATgatactgtttgttcactaatgtttttaaagaaacctctaAAGCCTTTACAGAACTGCTGGACACTAAATCATACCGAGGTGGACTTTTCTTTTACTAATTAGGCGACTGCTGATGGtaactgggttttatttacaggTTGTAGGGTTAAGGTGGGCTCAATACAAACGAATACCAATCTATCAGATCtttactttgtattattttctttcaggtGGTCACCACTCCGTATTGGTACATCATATgacatcccaataaaacacactgaagttcGTAATTGAAATGAAAACGCTCAGGGGTTATTAAGACATTCCCGAGTTGCTGTGTTTGGACCCACTTTGTGGCTGAAGGGGTGGCATTCATCCCCCTCCACTCCTCTTGGGATGCACATCCTCAGACCTCTCAGCCAGAGACTGACAGCACAGCAGAGACCAAAACCACACTGCATGTCTTTCTCACAGGCCTGCAGGACAAGCAGAGGGAAAATAAGGCAGCAATACAGACAACTgtgtctgaaaaaaagaaacagatgaaCAGATGCATAATTACTCTACGTCATTCTCAACACTGTAACAGAGGCACGCTCTACAATAATTTcaaacagcaatttttttttcagtgatctGTCATCTTGttaattgatttataaatgacTAGCAGTTGGCAGACTGAAATGATTTCCTTTTGGATTTTTCCAGGAGACTGAAGCGGAGGAGGATGTGGTCTGCTGTCAGTCATGTGTAATTCAGTTAAACATAATTGTCCAGAAACGCAAGCTGTTCCGTTTGGCTATTACAAGTGCTGATTTTCATCAGGCACCACgttttcatatttatatttgcGGGGAAAGCAGAATATTTAATTGATTGGTTTTATGGATCTAAATCAAAACATATAACACCTGTGGGGTGCTACTTTCTACTAGTGTTTTAAAGGTCAAAAAATAGATGCATCATTAACTATGTATAATTATGGAGGAGATTTTTCTTAGCAACCTTTGCATTTATTAAAAGCTGCTACTTTGCTATCTTTTAAAAaggctgttttaaaatgaaactgtTTTAGCAAAGTTTCCCAGTAAGAAAATGAGAACAGATACAAAACCATGGTATTACTGCAATTTCAAGGcttcctttttacttttacagattaaaaaagcaaaatgtgtttaattattatCAATCAGGATCAGCTGATTAATttgaaacatatttatatttgcaTCCAAAGTCCAAAAAGGTATTGTTAATAAATGAGGTACGTAAGAGCGAGCTTGAGAGCCCCAAACTTCCCACTCACCCCTGTGATCACAGCTCCTCTGGACCAGCTCAGAGACACCAGCAGGAATGACAGCAACACTGCATTGAGGTCCATGGCAGCAGCAACAGGAACTCTCGGAAACGTTGACGGACTCTGCAGCACCTTACACTGGTGGGGTCCAGCTTCTTCAGGCAGTCATGAAGGTCTGGAGAACTCCTCAGAAACAGAGGGGATccttactctctctctctctctttatccaCCTGCAGCCTccacccaacccccccccccccccaccccaactcCCTACGTTTGACAGTTCCCCACGCCCTCCCTGCTCGTCTGCTGAGAAGCTTTGTCATCTTAGTCATCGGGATGATGAAGGTTCTCCTCAGCTCTCCTGTGCTTGTAGATTTCTGCCTGCTGCATGACATTAGTCTCCCAAAGACAGAGGCTACCACCATTTCAGTGTTTAGTGATTAAACATAACATAGGAAACTGGGTAACTCGGGCTAaataaaagagtttttttttaagaagtgtCTGAAAAGTCATTGTAAGTCATTACTTTGTAGAGGAACTTTTTGTTGCAAttgcagctgcaagtctttgggGTATGTTTCTATCTAGACTGAACATGTTCTAACTAAAATTGAGAGgttacaaattacaaaaattTGGATACAATCCTTGACAATAAACTGACGTTTAACACAAACActtaatcatttttaaaagggTTCCatgaattgtattttttaaggaagtttaatattttttgtgtaaACAGAATAATTACAAGCTTTTCTTTATagatctttcataaaaaccatTTTAACATTCTCTATGGTTGCCTGGTTCAGTAATCTGagtattcaaaataaaaacagactaagCAAAATCGTTAAGGTAGCAAATAAGATTATCAGTGTTGCCCAACCTCTtctgaattacatttttatttgtcatacCACTCAGAAAGCCAAGTTGATTTTACAGTTTCCTGACCACCTTCTCAATGTGGAGATCCAGCTTCTCTCCTCTGGGCAGAAGTTTAGGCTTCCTAGGATAAAAACCAACAGATGTTGTACCTACAGCAATCAGGTCTCTAAGCCCGAGTTATTTTTCgactattgtttttatataaatttttaATGGAGTTTTTATTCATCCTTACAAGTTCGTGTTTATAATGTTGGAAATCTGTGTTGTGCCGTATGTATGCATGTAGCTAGCATCTAGCTGCATGACAAATTTCTCCCAtgggggacaataaaggaatttaaCTGAACTGAAACCCTTCCATTGTACAGTAGCTCTGTAAGTTTAGGGTGAGGGTGAACATCCCCCACGGCCTCGGCACTTTTGGAGCTTCTAACAGTTTGCCTTCCAGTATTGCCCCATATTTTGTTCCTATCATCTTCCCATCAAGTGTGACCAccttctctgtctctgctgaagagaagcatccccaaaacatgatgctgccgcagctatttctgtgtgtgtgcagggtgtTTAGATGTTCAGGATTCCAAACACAGTGTTTTTCATGTCAACCAAAACAGATAAAATTTAATCCGatctgagcagagcaccttcctctatatcatcatcctcatccttTTGATTTCTTTGAACAATTGAATAATATTGCCTCCTCTCCATATACATCAGATTTACAGAGTGCAAAACTGATATTATATGCATATGCTCTGGCTGCTTTTTATTTGTAGTTATGAGTAAAATAGTAAACTTGGCTGAATTTagatgcacgccacacttttcagatttgtattggTAAAAATAATGGTTGGAAACACCTGGTATCGTTTTCCTCCCACTGCTCATTTAAGCACTACTTTAAGTTGGTCTATCAGAAATATTCcagtgaaatacattttaagtttgtggttgttacaTAAAAAAGGGAAGAATTGAAGGTGTGTTTAAACTTTTGTGAGGTATAATATCAGTTTCAGCACAATTTTCTTATTCTGTTctgaaaacaatgaaatattggAGCAATTTCAGTTTATTCCTCATGTGAAAGGTTTTACCTTGCTATATTGTCATTTAATCAAATTTAGGAAAATAGGTAATTAGTCttgaaaaatgtggaaaaaaaggtaATCATAGAACACTGTGAAGGTTTAATTATATGGTGACTCTGTGTCAGATCTCATCTGCGCACTTTAGCATGATCATATAAATACGAAAATATGGTATCAGTGTTTATAAAATATTGAAGATTACTTAAATATGTTGGAACCAGGAAATACGCAATGACACGTAGCTGCAATGAATCATTCTGCTTATGCAAACGTGCACTTCAATATCCGTTTGCCTACGTGCATATTTGCAGCTGCGGATGGTGAAGGGCCCCTGGTTGTCGGCAAGAAGCAGACAGGCTGGGATTTAAGATGCATAAAGAGAAATATGAGAATAAGAAGAAGGGAAGCATAAAGAGAAGAATTTAAGTCTAGCAGGGGCGTGTAGCCGGTGGGTTAGTCAGCAGGACAATTACCCTGCTGCTGGGCAGGTGATGGATTCCTCCTGTGCTGCGGTCACATAATTATATTCACCCAGTTCTGCTTCGTCAGCAGGAGCACGGAGCACCCATCCTCTTGGAAAAGGCAACAGAAATGATCCAGGAAGAAGAGCTTACATGTTTCAAAGTAACTTAAGCGAAATGGCTTAAATTATGTTCTTTAAAGTAACAGCAGTGGGAAAGAAGGTTCCTGATATGAAGACTGACCTAGAAAATTGCATACACTCCTCATAACTACTGTAACCTAAGAGACTCCAAAGATGTCAAACTTTCACATCATTCACTGTATCACCATcatattttgtatttgtaacAGAATAATTTTGGTTTCCCTATATAGATAAAACAAGGCCTTAAACagagttttccttcctccttgCTGACAAATTGTAAATATGGACTCATTGCTTTGTGACAAGTGGAAGCTTAGTTACTCCACTTAATGATGTGAGTCTTAACAAAGATTTTTAAACACTCATGTCATAATATTGTTTCTAtgacagttttcatatttgaatGTGAGAGAGCCATAAAAAGGCCTAAAGGGATGAAGCTGTTCCCCTCTTTTCTTGTTGCCCTCTTGTCCCCATTCCTCTGAAAGACAAATATTGGATAAAAAGCTGAAACTCTGTGTGTGGAAACGCAGGACTTTatcaaaaactgagaaaaaaactcTAAAGTTCTTAGAGCTTTATTTGGTTGACTGATAAGTTGCCAAAACAAAGAGTTATTCATTGTTCTAGCCAAACTTTTCAGTGGGAAGCTAGTTGTTCAGCGATTGTTTTTGTGGTAGATgatgcttttgtttgtctggttTCTTCCTCTGGCTTCCAGGGAAGGCAGAGTCTTTTTCTGCAAATCACCCGAATTGCAAaccatggatctggtcagctggtcgCTCAACGCAATTAGTCAAATTTTTCAAAGAGAAGATCGGGCACAGGGGAACCTAGCTGTCCCGAGAGGACACATGCAGCTGGATACACTCTGGATTCCTGGGGAAAGTGGAAGATTATGTCTGTCTATTTTGTCTATTGAGGATGTGGAAGATGTgtacataatttaatttatggtaacaggatttctgcttattGGAGCTGGTATACCTGGTATATCGGCAAATTCACAAGATCTTGGCGGCTGTTCTAGCCATGGTGAGGCTGCCAGGAATGTGTGATGGATTAGATTCAGCTTTGCACTCCCAGACTCAGATGCTTTGTGAGCAAAACCGCAAGCTGGATGTGATCCTGGCACAGCATTGCATTTCGGCTGTGATCTGAACTCAATGGTGAAATGGAATAGACCTCTGGGAAGTTCTAAGCTAAATTTACGGTGGAAAGACCAACAAATTCAGCTGTTTGGGATGCCATGAAGATGGACCAGCAAAGACTTGAAGGCAGATAGAAATGTCGCAGTCCAAAAGAATTTCCTTGCTATCTGAATTGGCTGCCCGATGCTGGCCTTAGAGGCTGGTATCTCAAGCTCTACCCCTTCCCGCCCCTTCCATGACACCTGTGACCTGGGCCAGTGCTCTTCTGAACTGCTGATATACATACCATCTAAGACTATCGCTGGAGGGGGGCTACTGGAAGTCATGGGCCTACACtgatgcacacatacacacatgaacATGGCGATAAATACACACCCCTCTGACTCACTGCCTCCGCTGTACCCCTTCCTTATACTCTATATTTATAGACTAACGCctgttcatttttaaatgtataaaaactcATTGTTCAATGCAAACGGGGGTGTCAGATGGATAATTAGATGGATTTTCTTATAAATTATTTGAAAGTTTGTTTTGATATAGCCCTAATATACACAGTGAGATACTTTATGTAGCCATCAATCATTTTCTGGTATATTTCTGGCTACATTTATTAACGAGTATTGATGTGCCTTTGGATCCTTGCTCTGTTGGAATACTCAGTTTTGTCCAAGTTCCAATTATATTGCTGTTGGTTTTATGTGAAGTATAAGAATTTGGAAGTAgtcctctcttctgtttttccaTCCAGATTTTGCAATGCACCAGTACCACTAACAGCAAGTCAACCCCACGATGCTGCTACTACCACGCTTATCAATTGATCCAATGTCCCTACATTTGACAGCCTCACCTTAAACTCCTCCAAACATACTTCTTATCATGAGGTCAAAAAGCTCAATCTTTGTCTGCTCAGACCATAAAACCTTTCCCCAAAAAGGGACTATCCTTGTTCATGAAGGCAGCTGCAAAATTCAGACTAGCTTGAAGGTGTCACTCTTGTAGAAGGGACTTTTTTCTTGCTCTCTCCCTTCCAGTGGATGTTGATGTTAAACAGGCTTCACTATAGACAATGGTACTGTTGCTCCAACAGGTTCTGGTTCATGAAGGCTTGAGCTTTGGTGGTTCCTGGGTTGTTGCTGAGCAATCTAAACAATTGCCTTTCATGTGACACATCATCACATCACATCATATATATAtgtcaggagtttctgagaaactgtggagaattttctccaaacacaacataccGGTAAATTTCCAAACCTAAtaacactctcagacaaaaactggctcatcccaaagacagaacacccacACCACAGCTGAGCGGCATATTGTATGTGGTTCAATGGAGCGAGGACtgctcggactcctacattggagaaaccaaacaataaCTGCATAAACACATGGcccagcacaggagggccagcagctcggggcaagattcagcagtccactttcaccacaagaacaaagggcactcTTTTGACAACAATGGTGTCTAGATTttggacagagagaacagatggtttgaaagagggttgaaagaagccatcttggtcaaaaggaAA
The genomic region above belongs to Fundulus heteroclitus isolate FHET01 unplaced genomic scaffold, MU-UCD_Fhet_4.1 scaffold_614, whole genome shotgun sequence and contains:
- the prok1 gene encoding prokineticin-1, whose product is MDLNAVLLSFLLVSLSWSRGAVITGACEKDMQCGFGLCCAVSLWLRGLRMCIPRGVEGDECHPFSHKVPYTGKRLHHTCPCLPHLVCSRFADSKYRCTEDFKNMDF